One window of the Xenopus tropicalis strain Nigerian chromosome 10, UCB_Xtro_10.0, whole genome shotgun sequence genome contains the following:
- the LOC116407990 gene encoding putative nuclease HARBI1, whose product MEEDIVVPVLCAVIYALEQWEEESQEGRDQEEPQQGRLEEPQEGRDQEEPQQGRLEEPQEGRHQEEPQQGRLEEPQEGRDQEEPQQGRLEEPQEGRDQEEPQEGRDQEEPQEGREQEEPQQGRLEEPQEGRDQEEPQEGRDQEEPQEGRDQEEPQEGREQEEPPVPVPRVRIRRSRQFWRAVPSFGELSDDEVLRMYPLSRAAILQVFDLVRWDLDPVTARSQALPGICKLLAVLHFLGSGSFQQVSAHLAGMSQPTFSRILTQVLRALLPHSQRLISFPSTEAEWTGVKQDFYLIGRFPNCLGAIDCTHVPLTPPRAHRERYRNRERSHSINVQVVCDSHLRIMSVRSGFPGSVHDAHILRQSALYERFTQGEMPRGWLVGDAGYGVLPWLMTPIRFPRTPAQRRYNRAHRKTHKVTQRLFGALKSRFRCLSVNGGALLYSPIKVSEIIIVCAMLHNVALQHGLPADIDDHLEPEIEGYVGRRWDNRQGRRVRNQLIASRFR is encoded by the exons ATGGAGGAGGATATCGTAGTTCCTGTACTGTGTGCTGTCATTTATGCTTTGGAGCAATGGGAAGAGGAGTCCCAAGAGGGGAGGGACCAAGAGGAGCCCCAACAAGGGAGGCTAGAGGAGCCCCAAGAGGGGAGGGACCAAGAGGAGCCCCAACAAGGGAGGCTAGAGGAGCCCCAAGAGGGGAGGCACCAAGAGGAGCCCCAACAAGGGAGGCTAGAGGAGCCCCAAGAGGGGAGGGACCAAGAGGAGCCCCAACAAGGGAGGCTAGAGGAGCCCCAAGAGGGGAGGGACCAAGAGGAGCCCCAAGAGGGGAGGGACCAAGAGGAGCCCCAAGAGGGGAGGGAACAAGAGGAGCCCCAACAAGGGAGGCTAGAGGAGCCCCAAGAGGGGAGGGACCAAGAGGAGCCCCAAGAGGGGAGGGACCAAGAGGAGCCCCAAGAGGGGAGGGACCAAGAGGAGCCCCAAGAGGGGAGGGAACAAGAGGAGCCCCCCGTCCCTGTGCCACGTGTTAGGATCAGACGGTCTCGCCAATTCTGGAGGGCTGTCCCTTCCTTTGGCGAGCTGTCTGATGATGAGGTGCTGCGGATGTACCCCCTGAGCCGCGCCGCCATTTTGCAGGTGTTTGACCTAGTTAGATGGGATCTAGATCCTGTGACGGCGCGGTCTCAGGCGCTGCCCGGGATTTGCAAGCTGCTTGCGGTCCTGCATTTCCTGGGCAGCGGTAGTTTCCAACAGGTCTCCGCGCACCTCGCcggtatgagccagcccaccttcagccGCATCCTGACGCAAGTGCTCCGGGCGCTTCTGCCGCACTCGCagaggctcatttcctttccctcaaccgAGGCAGAGTGGACAggggtaaagcaagacttttacctcattggccgttttccaaattgcctgggagccattgattgcacccatgttcCGCTCACACCGCCTCGGGCTCACCGGGAGCGCTACCGTAACCGCGAGCGCTCCCATTCCATCAACGTCCAGGTGGTGTGCGATTCCCACCTGCGGATCATGAGTGTGAGATCTGGCTTTCCCGGAAGTGTCCACGatgcccatatcctgcgtcagtcGGCCCTCTACGAGCGCTTCACCCAAGGAGAGATGCCCCggggctggctggtgg GAGACGCAGGATACGGGGTTCTGCCCTGGCTGATGACCCCCATACGttttccccgcacacctgcccaacgtaggtacaaccgtgcccatcggaagacgcACAAGGTCACCCAGCGCCTGTTTGGGGCGCTCAAGTCGCgcttccgatgcctctcagtcaATGGGGGAGCccttctttattcccccattaaggtttcagagatcatcattgtctgcgccatgttgcacaatgtggCACTGCAGCACGGCCTACCCGCAGACATTGATGATCatctggaacctgagattgaggggtacGTTGGCAGGCGCTGGGATAACCGACAGGGGAGAAGAGTGCGGAATCAGCTCATCGCCTCGCGCTTTCGTT AG